The Lepeophtheirus salmonis chromosome 2, UVic_Lsal_1.4, whole genome shotgun sequence region TAAGAGATAGATCAGATAAAGTGGATGACATTATCGCGTATTAACTTTGGTCGGCTGTTCCATGCAGAAATAGATGGGCACTTGGTTTTTATCTTTCTGATCCATGATTGATTGGAGTCTATTATACCATATGGGGAAGGAATGATAAATAAGGCAGATATACTTTTGATCAAGCTTTCATGGAGAGCAAGGCTTGAGTGTCAGAAGCTGTTCTGGCCCCGTTATTATTAGATCCAAGAGATCAATTCTTTTTACACCCTTGTTATATTTGAAACACTATACCAtaaattgtcaggtttacttacttattttaaactcttttcTATCTGAATGTCATAGAATATGGAATatctttgaaatgaaatataaatgtaagaaattaatggaaacaattaaaaattgattcagAGCTACACATCAAGGatcataaaaacatttcctACTGCAATTTAATATGCACATACTAAAATATTTGTCCTTTCCTAGAAGGCAtagttttaaattcaacaaCACTCTTGACTCCTGCTAAACTATTGAGTAATGCAGCGCTGTAGTaagtaatttatacttttattttttaaataatattaagtaaaggaCATCAAACgacatataaacataaattaattaataaatgttgctTGTATACGGAAAAACTTATACTTATGTacttgtaaattaattaatctatcgTTTGTATTAAATTTAGGAGAACCAATTTTCATGGCTTAATCAATATTTAGCAGGATATTTTCATAGTAATTAACCTTAACTATCTAATTTTACAGGgagataattgaaatatttaggcAATAGAATTTGTAGAATATTAGACAATACACATTATTgtgtttttgtgtatttttaagaaaaacaatcgtattttgttttaatctcAAATATATACAGGAGAGGTGAAAATAATATTCGATCCCTTGTCGACATTGTAAGATCGCCCACTGACAAAGATTTTCCGTAGGATTGAACTTCGGAGACTGGATACACCACTCCATGACCTTAATATACTTCTTCTTGAGCAATGCCTTTTCTGCGTTGGCCGTATGTTTTGGGCCCTTGTCGTTCTGGAAGACGCATTAAACTTCACATTTTCAGTCCCATACCCTGAGAGAAAAGGATGTTGTTGCCCAATATTACCATGTTCATTGGAGTAAGGTCCATTCTCCCTTCAATGCGGCGAAGTCGTTACTTCGCTTAAGAGAAACACCCAAAAGACCACTTTTAtgcttgataataaaaaaaagatttaaagcaGTTAGGAGTGATAACAGATGATACTTTCAAACTCTAGTTGTAGGGACTAGACAATAGAAATAAACATTcaattatctttcttttctttttttcaacactGCATATATAGAGAGAGAATAAACATAATTGTCGTAACGAGGACTTTTAATAATGAAGTTCTGGGATTAACAAACAGAATGAATCATTTGTATCGTCATCGCACTTGAtgactgtttatttttgtattatgatTCGaaacatataacataaatatcattaaatgtatgtcggtaaataatatattaaataagagcatataaaattttaaagaagataTCACAAATAGAGATtcatatttaggaaaaatgCACAAATAATATTGTAGAATATTGTCATTAAACGTTgaggttttcttttttacttgcGCCATGTTTACATACTTTTTTCCCTCGGAATACGACCTCGTGGATGGCATAAAACTCCACAAATGAGTACAAAAGTAACACCAGGGGTGATAGTATCCAGTGAACGACGTTTCGGATGATTGAAATCCGCTCATGGACTCGGGGTTTTGTTGTTTTCAGAATTAGGGCATCAATGACAAAGACAACGAAGAAAACTATATATTGTAATCCTCCAAAGCCATACATAATGTACTGAACATATTCAGGGAGAGGTCCAGGAAATACAAAAGCCAGAGATAAACTCAAAGATACGTTGTAAAGAGCGGATCCACAAAGAATGATTCCtagaatatttagaaaatattaaataacttgcAACTAGTCAAAGAATGATTCGCAAACATaccataataaatgaaaaatgtgaTTCCCCAAGTGATGGCTgtgaaaaaaggaatatttcttGATTTAATGACAAAGTAGTGAAAGACTTCAGATGCACCAATGGTCCACCTCCTTGCTTGCCTTGCCCATTCTTCGATTTCATCCTCAATAGTTCTACCAGAGGTAGGTCCACTGATGACAGGCACTGGAACAAACACTGTTTTGATTGTTTTCTTGGTAACTCCCATCCATCGAATGAGAGCAATAATATCGTCCATTTGATATCCAGGATGAACGTAGTCTCCAGCAATGCAAAGTGATGcactaaatgaaaatatagacaTTGTGTTTATATTGAATGGGATCATAGCACCCATCATTAAATATGACCGAATGATCCCAGTCACACGAGTGATAACAGATGATGCGTCCAAATTCCAGTTGTAGAGAAGAGGCGATTGAAATACAGATTCTGTTGGGTTTTTCTCTTTCACAAACTTGTAAGAAAGTGcttcaatatattttggatGAAAGTTGGAGTCTGCATCACAATTTgtaattatgacattttttgcATCAAATGTTGATCCTTGAAGCTCTTGAAGATGAGAAACGGCCGTCCGAATGGCACAGTTTGAATTCGAACATTTTCCTGGAATTTCTCCTTCAACACCATATGGATGAACCGAAGAAATTAGATCCTGGAATATATTCCCAAATTTCTCTGCGATTTGAATTTGTTTACCAAGACGATCTGGAGTTTTTTCCTCAAAACCAACCAccataatgacattttttgccATTGTCTGAGATGCCACGGATTGAATGGTCTTGGAAATTAATTCTATCGGTTCCTTGTAACAAGATAATATAACAAGGTGAGTCAACTTTGGAAGCATTTTCTTAACGTCTTCATCCTGAGTGAAATCATAGTTTCTATACCCAAAGACAACAAACAGAGCTCTCAAAGCCAAAAGTGAGactatcaaaaagaaaattgagaAGGCCCCTTGAAGTCCAAGAAGTACATACAGAACAATTGAAAGGTTCAACTTTGGAACAAAGGGTAACCAAAATGGAATGGTAATAAGGATCCAAATGCAAATGTTAAAAACTAAATTCCATCGAAGTCGTTGTGATCCTTTGGATTTGACTTCCTTGGGATCTCCTATAAATActttatctataattttaactttctCGTGAGATTGGATCACTGAATGAGTATTGGGATACTTTTGTTGATATATAGTACAACTCATGTTGTCCCTTTGTGGTACTTCTCTCTTGATTTGTAAGAGTGgactgaaattaattcaaaaatacagagTAATTTATACTAAAACGTATCGGGAATTTCCACATGAATACTCACTTGTGAAAATTCTCAAttggatgaaaaaaacaaaaaaaacaaggaagaatAATATTGTGGATCACGCAACCACATGACGTATTTGAATTTCCCAATATCCATAAATGataacccaaaaataaaacattgagtACACGcctatattaaagtaaaatgatATAGATTCGTTGTTCATTTATTGTCTGTATGTCCATCAGTGTAAATCGTACGCTATCATATGAAACATCCTATTacgtaaaaaattaaagttaacacctttatttacatatatttttgattcattcaTGATAACATttgtgataaaattattgaagggtccaatttgaaatataaccacaatatttttaaaaggactAGGAAATTCCTTTTGCCTTTAggttaataaaattgttttgactGAACTTTGCATTTAAGATGAAATGGGAAAAAGGAATGACGTAGTCGTCAACATGAATATAAGGTACAACCtgtaaaaaaatcccttttttctgCTAATAAAATCccagaataaatattttcgtcaaacgaaaataaataaactctcCTTTCCTATTATGAACTTttcattgaaattgatttttaacaactgaataagtataaaaatgtatctttatttGATCTTATGATTCTTAAAGGATGTGGGAGCATTGCCCATTTCTTAtttgataaaactattttgaagaGCAAGGTATAAATAAAACCTACATGCTTGACAACCaactatgaaaattaatttataattcaacaaaaatttaattaggaATCAGTGTTCATTCCAACATTTAGTCTATGACTAAGTAGACGAAATGTATTTGTCAGCAAATGTTTTAGCACAAAAATTacgaaaccattttttttaaacaaaattaagtgTGACAAAGACGTAAAAgtggggggaaaaaaaaaggaaatgtgaaaaaataatatgaatttaacaGTTTAAGGAATCCTGTAATTTCAAGAGTTAAGactatattcatacataaagagaagaaaatatgtatttgatcccttgctgATTTTTTCAGTTTGCGGACTGACAAAGATGGTTCATAAGTCCGGAGGCTGGAATTGCCACACCATGACCTTTATGAACTTCTTTGTGAGCAACTCCTTTCTTGGGCATATGTTTTGGGTCATTGTCGTGCTGGAAGACCGATCTAAAACCCTTTTTCAGGGCCCTGCCTTGAAGAAAAAAGGTTATTGCCTGAAATGCAGTGAAGAcgttctttttttcttagtaAAGAAACAACCCCATAACATTATATTTCCAGCCCAATCTTGATAGTAGGGATGGTGCTCCTGGGGCTATACTCAGCCTTTTTCTTgctccaaacactttttttattctcataaCTTATCTGACTGTTAAAAACCTACTTTTAAAAGTACGGTCCACTCTTTTCTTTGTGATTggacaaacttacaaaatcggcaggagatcaaataattattttgtccaTTGTATATATAAGTTGACAAGTAAGTCTACAGTGAAAAAATACCAATTGGAATGTTCATTATGAGATCCTTTATCGGATAtgaaattttgtaacaaaacaATGTCAATATTgccaaatatttgatttggcGCTTCTTCCTTTGACAATAACAGTTTGTTATCCCTAATCgaacacattaaaaatatattactctcACATTGGGTAAAAACCTCAAGCATAAAAGCGTGTTTTTGCAGTTTTTCAAAATGACACATCATAATTAGtatcaaaattcataattttatgtagGTAATGGAAACTTAATGGATAACTaagacttattaaaaataatctggATATGCTGCAATTGAAAAGTTTGATGTTGCTGCAACCTTGGATCTGaaaatcagatatttttttttacttttgacgTAACGAGTTCATTACAAAATCGATCAATGTCAACCAtcatttatgaaacaaaatagaTGTCTTGAATATTGCGTGTTgttgaataagatttttttttatacagctTCCCCCCATAAGAGAagaaacaacaacatatattcaaatgatttacataaaataacactttcttcaagataaaaaaaatcatgtttatgGCTCATTCAATGGTGGCCTACATTTTGATCTTCTGGAGGATGAAATTATCTCGGGCAAGAAGATTTTCTCTGTGAATCAAGTTCTTCATCACGTAAATGACAGAGTAACAGCAACATCAGCATTAATTTAGCCGTTCATTTCTCGGCTTCTTGTTTGTTAgttctctaaatatatatttcccccAGATCAAGGCTAAGCCATGTTGCGAAACGAtgatcatattattaatttcttatatatgttGTATGATACAGTAATACTTTCTGGTCGAATAAGAGGGCGCTAAGGGTATCATGAATTACTCTATTATCCAACTACGCAGTGTAAATtctgagaaggaaataaaaatggtatacaccaaaaaaaaaaacaaaaaaggataaaatagcGTCATCGATAGTACCTAAAAAAGGAACATTTCGcaagggatttatttttatttttttaaatatatttatgtttctaacaagaaataaatagattaatgaagaataatattaaagtatatctTTTTTGTAGGATGTATCTTTCTAGAAAAACCTAAGTTACTAAAGTACCAATATAATTAGAGTAAACCCTGTATTATGCGGTCAGGTAAGTGTAACTGAAGAAGCAACCGCTTAGTGCAGGTAATCTTTTAAACCAGGATTCATATTATATCGCAATTCTACATTTAAAACTGGATATGACCGCTAAAAATTGGTGACACACTTAAAAAGGTGGTTGTTTGACCAGTGAAAAAATATAGcatgattaaaaataactttgtttcgTGCTTTTCTAAAACAACTAATTATGcaataattaaactaatataGTTTCTATATTGCTGAATCCTTAATTGatccttgaaatattaataaagatattgcttcatcataattgaaagacatttaccttttttcaaatattatgagaGTAATGAGCCTTTTATTTGTCATGTTAGGGCTTTACATAATCATTTTGGGCCCTTCATTTCAGCTAGTAATTTCAGTACATTTACATAGGAACCTTAAAGTTAACTATCTTAATACaggtatgtttttatttgatattagagGACATATTGGGAAATAAGTAGTACATTGCCTCCATGACTCAGAGcactagtcaacaaaattttcttCTATACTTAAGATAGAGTTGGTTCGTATCATTTCCATGGATCAATATGGTGGTGAGAACGAAAATATTATTAGCTTtcatattcgaaaaaaaaaacccgtttaCCACacgaaattttgaattttgggGGCAACAGAGTGAAATATTAGTACTGTCAAAAAAGCTCGATAgtactcataaaaatatgttttttagggACAAATgttgaatattactttttttaatatgtcttattaattaaaagttttttttattttacaacaaataatgatttttaccGTGGttgttaaaatgataaatttatttgactttCAATGAAAGGGTccattttttgtgattttatttttgtaaatgttatgGTAGCCGATTCCGAAAAAGATTCTACAATCTACAAACATGTTTGTACaagctatatttttgtttttgattatgtaaatatttcaatgcTAAAAATTACACTAAATCATGTACGGATAAATATTGtcaacaaatatgtttaaaaaaaggactaTGTAGGtcacaaaagtaaaaatttctcGAGGTAATAGTCCAAAGGCAAAACTAAATTGTAGccagtataattttaaatgcatttaattagTATTGAGAATGACCTTTCTCTTAAAGAATTCTTAGCAATTTATTTCGATGAAACTTTCTAAATTCTATATGTGTGTTGttgtttatttgttgttttttttgccaacTGACTGCAACTTATTCAGTGTTAGTTGGATGGGAGTAATGCACTTTGTTTTGACATACTAATTGCGGAAAGACTCATTTTACGATAAATATTGAGTAACGTATAAAATacgatataaaaattatgcattgatgtctaaaaatataataacgaCCAAAGTAAAGTGTTCCATATcgcccaaataaaaaaaatgaacagataCTCGTCATTAGACGTGATTACTATAAGTATTCGTTATACCAAAATTGTACTTACACTTATAAGtaccaaaaaaaatcccaagtGTTACTCTTTGTCACTTAGATCTTCTCCTCTCAAGAGGGAAATGATAATGATGacagtttgtttttaaaaaaataacgttgaTGTTGCCAAAAATACCAACAATAAAAACTCCCATGCTAAAaagtgcttaggatttacaactctagttaactgattaaaaatcaatatcttttttgtgaaaaaaattgtccCTAACTGATGATGAGATTTACAGCTATTTTAGGCATAAAATTTCCTTTGCTGAAATATATAGCATTAGAATCGAGTGCCTTCATTCCTGTGAAGGaaggaaaaattatacattcatttatgtatttaggatcacttgatttttgtaaatctgTGCTCTCGTCAGGCTGCATTGAGCATAAAacttatgttaatatattatttttagatatttatccCCTTATTAACGCTTACAAATAACACGAGGAAGTAAATTTATCTCATAGTTACATTACAGCCATtagatatttcttaatttttagagtcacgagaaaaaaaaattaaaagttagctaagttttttttttttttttttgttaagaattaAATTctaacaaaatgtaaaaaaggacttcaaaactatattttaataaattcatcatGATAAGGAAAAGAGAACGTATTGCTGGATTGagtttgaaatttcatttttgagttctccaaaattaaataatacgtaaaaaaagtaaaggcaATGAAATCTGAAAAACTTGTTCCTCCTACAATAATGGTTCtctcgattttttttacaatattcaaagtgaaaactatataataatgaaagacTTGAAATTAGATCTAAGAAATGGAACTGGacttaatgaaaatattcaaggactatAACTTGAACTTGcaccataaataattttccccACTTCTGGTAATATGTAGTTTTGGTTTTTATAGATGGGTAAAATAACCTTATTCACTACGCACGTGGATAAAAGTTATTGCATAAAGAAATTCCCTTAATACAATCATTTCTTCGTAAGAAACTATTTGTAAATAGgtttttcaaatgtaatatttaatgttatttccGTTAATCTGATGTTTGGATTTTCCATTAAAGAATGTCTACCGGtctaaaacttcaaaaaattattcaagaaagAAGAATAGAAGGGAAAAccaatgaagaaattttaatcttcttaaaaaattgcAGAATGAAATCTTGCAATGTGATACAGGTAAtgttgtgtgagtccttatttattcagtctagtCCATTTCAGTCTTAGAACCGGTTCTTAAGACTGTAgatccttcagactgtcagtactaaaactgatttaaaaacctagaaataaattttgagtgaggtcatcaaggaccaaactttataagcttCAAGAAAacatatgcaggactgaactggacaagACTTCATTCTTAAATTAGGAACGACACAATGTAAGaatacaacacaaaaaaatataatcctgtgaacgCCTTCaggaaaaaattgtcatttgcaATTATACTGTACATACATGTAGTGATTAATCTACTGATTTGTTCAATTTATAGATGAGAATGACTCATCTAATCTTAGATAGTTTTGTTATCTAGAGAAAACACGTTGAACATCGATAGTGGCCGTTGAAGCttccattataaaaaagtatttggaaaTTAAGAGGGGTATTTTTTCAAGTGGCAATGGTGTTTTAATCCCCCTTAAGGGTCCAAAATTAGACAGTGCAATCATTTGACCTAGACTATAGGCAAAATAGGGTTATTCTACACAAATACTGTTTGTCTGGGATGCAATTGGGAAATTAGgagagttattttattttatcaagtatttaaaatatagattgaCTTGTAAATGAGTGAGTTTTTTGTATTGCCGTAGTTATATGTATATGGCAGCACTGGGTTACGATTGGAAGAATACGTAAAAGTATTGTTTACTCTTGcattattgagaaaaattaattggtGTCATCATTATCTCCATCTGTTCATAcgaagatataaaaatatagttctaaaaataaataaataagtaacagaccacttttattaaaacatgATGACATTCTGcctgaacaaaaaagaaggcaCGTTGTGTAATCGAAGGTGCTCTCATAGTATAATTGCAGGCTATTTATCGCAGAAGGTAATTTACCGGAGTGCAGTCCTCCATGTATAAGTAGAAGTGATGAAAATGGTGtttattttgggtatgttaaaaaaaaaagacaccaaaaatcaacatagcaaccctgacaatttgaagagtgttttccAGGAGAGCAGCTTACCTGTCAGAACGTTTCATTGCATCAGCTAAAAGCAGCTGTGatgaggaggagaaggaaataaacatagaCATTTGCAAGAATGACTCATATGCAGATCctcaatttaagtatttatctaacaaggacttacaattataactccacaacaaatcctcaaggtcaCTACTCTCCGTCAtgtatgagcacacacgaatgttcgatcaggttttgaatataattggatGTAGTAGGAAATGAAATTCACTACTCagtagttaaattaataataacaacagctgaggaaaagaaaattcatcctTTAGATTACCCATTTCAAATGAGTGgtccagctaaaaaatatacagggtgtacaaCACAAATGAAAAGTTCATGTAACGTTTTTGTGCAATAAGAGAAATTGTCTAGACGGAATTCACAAAGTTCTACTCCCATTGTTTGTTATGTAATGATTAATCATCTGTATGAAATATTCAACAGGTTTTGGCATtcataaaatttggatttttttgtttatcaagtTTAAAACAAGGCACGAAGGATTTGCATGTACTGCGCATAGATAATGCATTAATTGGGAATGAAGTCTTGGATCTGAAAGAAATTATTGGTATATAACAACCATTGAATAAACATGGGAGAGAGAGTTTTTTGAATTTACTACGAGTTATGTATACTCCAAGACTATATTGTATAATAACCATTTATTAGTGTTACCTTAGTAATGGTAGTGAGCAGagcttttaaatatttcatgtttttatagttttggattaatttttttgatcatcACGTATTTTCTTTTGATACTAAAGTGTCAGCttgaatttgtaaattattttggattaaTTGGAGTTAATCgcttaagtatttttaaagagattaGTGATTCAAGTCAAAAAGTACTTTTTGTGTATGGGGGAAAGGGGGGTTAATATGGCTATAACTAGTTTGGCAGAAAGcaataaaaatttctatgaatattttaaaatactaaaatcatTAATACCACTTGTGATTGCCCTTTAATTAGGTTAAGTTGAAtccatattcataaaaaaaacatagtttgtCTGGATGTATGTTTGGATTTCGAACCGTCATTTTTGATCttataaatatcaatcaaatattattataacacaATTAGTGCAGGTGAACTGCATAGCTTCCAATGCAGGTTAAATTTCTCCACTGCCGCTTTCCTGAGCATCAATGATCCCTTGTAATATCCCATAGTACATATCGGGCCATGGGAAGTGGCGAGTAAACTACTGGGTCCCAAAGTATGGCAAGTTCTTCCGCTGTCCAT contains the following coding sequences:
- the LOC121113665 gene encoding uncharacterized protein; protein product: MSCTIYQQKYPNTHSVIQSHEKVKIIDKVFIGDPKEVKSKGSQRLRWNLVFNICIWILITIPFWLPFVPKLNLSIVLYVLLGLQGAFSIFFLIVSLLALRALFVVFGYRNYDFTQDEDVKKMLPKLTHLVILSCYKEPIELISKTIQSVASQTMAKNVIMVVGFEEKTPDRLGKQIQIAEKFGNIFQDLISSVHPYGVEGEIPGKCSNSNCAIRTAVSHLQELQGSTFDAKNVIITNCDADSNFHPKYIEALSYKFVKEKNPTESVFQSPLLYNWNLDASSVITRVTGIIRSYLMMGAMIPFNINTMSIFSFSASLCIAGDYVHPGYQMDDIIALIRWMGVTKKTIKTVFVPVPVISGPTSGRTIEDEIEEWARQARRWTIGASEVFHYFVIKSRNIPFFTAITWGITFFIYYGIILCGSALYNVSLSLSLAFVFPGPLPEYVQYIMYGFGGLQYIVFFVVFVIDALILKTTKPRVHERISIIRNVVHWILSPLVLLLYSFVEFYAIHEVVFRGKKVCKHGASKKENLNV